In Plasmodium coatneyi strain Hackeri chromosome 5, complete sequence, a genomic segment contains:
- a CDS encoding 14-3-3 family protein has protein sequence MATSEDLKQLRSDCTYRSKLAEQAERYDEMADAMRTLVEQCVNNDKDELTVEERNLLSVAYKNAVGARRASWRIISSVEQKEMSKANVHNKNIAATYRKKVEEELNNICQDILNLLTKKLIPNTSESESKVFYYKMKGDYYRYISEFSCDEGKKEASNFAQEAYQKATDIAENELPSTHPIRLGLALNYSVFFYEILNQPHQACEMAKRAFDDAITEFDNVSEDSYKDSTLIMQLLRDNLTLWTSDLQGDQTEEKSKDEGLE, from the exons ATGGCAACATCTGAAGATTTAAAGCAGTTGAGGTCGGACTGTACCTACCGATCCAAGTTGGCCGAGCAGGCCGAGAGATATGACG AAATGGCCGACGCGATGAGAACCCTAGTTGAGCAGTGCGTGAACAACGACAAGGACGAATTAACCGTTGAAGAGAGGAACCTGCTG TCCGTTGCGTACAAAAACGCTGTCGGTGCAAGAAGAGCCTCATGGAGAATAATTTCCAGCGTTgagcaaaaagaaatgagCAAGGCAAACGTGCACAACAAGAACATTGCGGCCACGTACAGGAAGAAAGTAGAAGAGGAGCTAAATAACATATGCCAGGACATCCTAAACCTGCTCACCAAGAAGCTAATACCAAACACGTCCGAAAGTGAAAGCAAGGTGTTTTActacaaaatgaagggagATTATTACAGATACATTAGCGAGTTTTCCTGcgatgaaggaaagaaggaagcatcGAACTTTGCACAGGAAGCTTACCAGAAGGCAACTGACATTGCAGAGAATGAACTTCCATCGACGCACCCCATACGTTTAGGCCTTGCATTGAATTATTCAGTTTTCTTTTATGAGATTTTAAACCAGCCTCACCAGGCATGTGAAATGGCCAAGCGTGCCTTCGACGATGCTATCACCGAGTTCGACAACGTAAGCGAAGACTCGTACAAGGACTCCACGTTGATTATGCAGCTGCTGCGGGATAACTTGACCTTATGGACCTCGGACTTGCAGGGAGACCAGACGGAAG aGAAATCGAAGGATGAGGGCCTCGAATAA